Proteins encoded within one genomic window of Scheffersomyces stipitis CBS 6054 chromosome 3, complete sequence:
- the HOL5 gene encoding member of major facilitator superfamily multidrug-resistance protein — translation MTSRLGIRQARVEEVTGTIIMMDDPDDMPLDSTSAQDGSLHRESLTIKKTATGVILNPQPHDSPNDPLNWSVWKRDLCLLIIGFQSFLGGGQSPLLAAGMSSLATEFHKSTATVAYLVGGFMLSLGVGSVFASPSAVLFGKRLVYLVGILVFLLGSVWGASSKSFGSLMGARVMTGFGASPTECLPSSTIAEIYFAHERAYRVGIYTMLMLGGKNIIPLLSGLVFQNLDRHWLFWIQAMFLGANLILTFLFVPDTFWDRSPTPNKRSQEETEAAMKVKSYHPPEQRPNAYALQRPSQMNVLDLESISSTVNPTNSQTGQPIGITEAETTHYNIPKQTFRQDLAIYSGRHTKDSWWMVALRPFFLYTYPSVLFGSFIYSFAVVWLIVISETISEIFRGEGYGYSQGTVGLFYVSPFVGGILGSLTAGLVSDRLSRFLVSKNKGVYEPEFRLFMIIPSTFFIAFGLMGFGWSAQDKDLWIGPVIFFGCLSFGSSMASTTAITFTVDSYKVFSAEALVSFNFLKNLIGFIFSLFNNNFANARGNRTAFVTYGAVQIFVSLWAIPLYIYGKRLRSWTDKKEFLKKLYHVDNIPRNVYKESMATSAANISSPKEASTPSGPISSSLSVDDNTVHNSEVEKVSSNKDDSVTSEDTAPPQKSI, via the coding sequence ATGACTTCCCGTCTAGGCATCCGACAAGCGCGGGTCGAAGAAGTCACTGGGACCATCATAATGATGGATGATCCAGATGACATGCCACTTGATTCTACTTCGGCTCAAGATGGCTCGCTTCACAGAGAGTCACTTACCATCAAGAAAACTGCCACCGGTGTGATTCTCAATCCACAACCACACGACTCGCCCAACGATCCTCTCAACTGGTCTGTATGGAAAAGAGACTTGTGTCTATTAATCATTGGATTTCAGTCATTTCTAGGAGGCGGCCAGTCTCCGTTGCTTGCTGCTGGTATGAGTTCATTAGCAACTGAGTTTCACAAATCTACAGCAACAGTTGCCTATCTTGTAGGAGGGTTCATGTTGTCTTTAGGTGTAGGTTCCGTATTTGCCAGTCCTTCTGCCGTTCTCTTCGGCAAGAGATTGGTGTATTTGGTTGGGATCCTTGTATTTCTTCTCGGCTCTGTCTGGGGAGCCTCGTCTAAATCGTTTGGCAGCTTAATGGGTGCCAGAGTGATGACCGGGTTTGGTGCGTCTCCTACCGAATGTTTGCCCAGTTCTACTATTGCCGAAATTTACTTTGCTCATGAAAGAGCCTATAGAGTCGGCATATACACCATGTTGATGTTGGGAGGCAAAAATATCATTCCTTTGCTTTCGGGTTTGGTGTTCCAGAACCTAGACAGACACTGGCTATTCTGGATCCAAGCAATGtttttgggtgcaaatcTCATTCTCACCTTCTTGTTTGTTCCAGACACTTTCTGGGACAGATCGCCTACACCTAATAAGAGATCTCAAGAGGAAACAGAAGCTGCCATGAAGGTGAAATCGTATCACCCACCAGAGCAAAGACCAAATGCATATGCTTTGCAGCGTCCTTCACAAATGAATGTGTTGGATTTGGAAAGCATTTCATCCACAGTAAACCCCACTAATTCTCAAACAGGACAGCCCATCGGCATAACCGAAGCCGAGACTACTCATTACAATATACCCAAACAAACCTTTCGTCAGGATTTGGCCATTTATTCTGGTAGACACACAAAAGACAGTTGGTGGATGGTGGCTCTAAGacccttcttcttgtacaCATATCCCTCTGTTCTCTTTGGTTCGTTTATATACTCCTTCGCTGTAGTGTGGTTGATTGTGATTTCTGAAACTATCTCAGAAATTTTTAGAGGCGAAGGGTATGGATATTCCCAAGGAACAGTTGGATTATTCTATGTTTCTCCATTTGTTGGAGGTATCTTAGGCTCACTCACTGCTGGTTTAGTTAGTGATAGATTGAGTCGATTCCTAGTGAGCAAGAATAAGGGAGTATATGAACCTGAGTTCAGATTGTTCATGATCATACcttctacatttttcatAGCTTTTGGTCTTATGGGATTTGGATGGTCTGCGCAAGACAAGGATTTGTGGATTGGACCCgttatcttctttggatGTTTGAGTTTTGGAAGTTCCATGGCAAGTACCACTGCGATAACATTCACAGTGGATTCTTATAAGGTTTTCTCTGCTGAAGCATTAGtatccttcaacttcttaaAAAACTTGATTGGTTTCATATTTTCGTTGTTCAATAACAACTTCGCTAATGCCCGTGGAAATCGTACTGCTTTTGTAACTTATGGAGCAGTGCAAATCTTTGTGAGTTTATGGGCAATCCCATTGTACATTTACGGGAAACGtttgagaagttggacTGATAAGAaggaattcttgaaaaagttgtaCCATGTTGATAATATTCCTAGAAATGTCTACAAGGAAAGCATGGCCACCAGTGCTGCGAATATCTCCTCGCCCAAGGAAGCAAGCACTCCATCAGGgccaatctcttcttcactcTCTGTTGACGACAACACGGTTCATAATAGTGAGGTGGAAAAAGTCAGTAGCAATAAGGACGATAGTGTTACGTCTGAAGATACCGCACCACCACAAAAGAGCATTTGA
- the MAK32 gene encoding Protein necessary for structural stability of L-A double-stranded RNA-containing particles, producing the protein MTNNSESVIVTSMGMFIIDDNIYPPSWNRKNDTDIIGGGGPYAIVGATMIAGRENGHRVSGIIDKGSDFPKKVEEQLNSWQSGVIFRENPERLTTRGVNTYDENHIRHFSYKNPKKRIEVVDILQSDKLSTSRCFHLICSIERCESIIDDLNSKLDHTPVYIYEPLPDDCISTNFDRLKLLLPKIDIFTPNLDEAQALLGRSGSLPSTSEKLKEVASHFMPYLKLKNSGIILRCGPLGCFINTIDDYNVLLPAYHSDQTKVVDVTGGGNSFCGGCIAGFYLSGGNWLVAGVSGNLVSGCVIEKLGMPLRQSETNKWNGSTVSERLDTYLKNNPQIIEVQNEQLLQGLNVLKQV; encoded by the coding sequence ATGACTAACAACAGCGAAAGTGTTATAGTCACTTCGATGGGCATGTTCATCATTGACGACAATATATATCCTCCGTCTTGGAACAGAAAGAACGACACAGACATTATTGGCGGAGGTGGTCCGTATGCCATTGTAGGAGCTACCATGATAGCAGGACGGGAAAATGGACACAGGGTCAGTGGCATAATCGATAAGGGTCTGGACTTTCCTAAAAAGGTTGAGGAGCAGTTGAATTCATGGCAGTCTGGAGTCATCTTTCGAGAGAACCCAGAAAGACTCACAACCAGAGGAGTAAACACCTATGACGAGAACCATATCCGTCATTTTTCCTACAAGAATCCCAAGAAACGTATCGAAGTCGTTGATATATTGCAACTGGATAAATTGTCGACTTCGCGATGTTTTCATTTGATTTGCTCTATTGAACGTTGTGAATCGATCATAGACGATCTTAACTCTAAACTAGACCATACTCCAGTTTACATATATGAGCCTCTCCCAGACGACTGTATCTCTACCAACTTTGACAGGCTCAAACTCTTGCTTCCTAAGATTGACATTTTCACACCCAATCTCGATGAGGCCCAGGCACTCTTGGGCAGATCAGGTTCACTTCCTAGCACATCGGAAAAGCTTAAGGAAGTAGCGTCCCATTTTATGCCCTATTTAAAGCTCAAGAACTCAGGAATTATCTTGAGATGTGGTCCACTTGGTTGTTTCATAAATACCATAGACGACTACAATGTCTTGTTGCCTGCTTATCACAGCGATCAGACAAAGGTAGTAGATGTCACTGGAGGTGGAAACTCTTTCTGTGGAGGATGCATAGCAGGATTTTACTTGTCAGGAGGTAACTGGCTAGTAGCAGGAGTAAGTGGAAATTTGGTCAGTGGGTGTGTTATAGAGAAGTTGGGAATGCCTCTTAGACAGTCTGAAACCAACAAATGGAATGGTCTGACAGTTTCAGAAAGATTAGACACttatttgaaaaataatCCTCAGATTATCGAGGTTCAAAATGAACAACTATTACAGGGTTTGAACGTATTGAAACAAGTATAG
- the KHA1 gene encoding K(+)/H(+) antiporter, producing the protein MAVETSTVAGVVSGRNPLAYSASSPYTLFMFQAVFIILFAHIIHYPLKKLRQPRVIAEVITGILLGPTVMGRIPNFTATCFPAASIPGLTLFANIGIILFLFIIGLEVDISFIRKNLRVAATVGLINMAVPFALGCAIAKGFYDQYRVDDDTAPPIKFTTYMVFIAVAMCITAFPVLARILTELNLIGDRVGTIVLAAGITNDLTGWILLALTVTLANSSRGINTLYILLLTVAWFIFLLYPVRLALRFVLKKFTNDLVSGEPSQVSMMLIVVMVFISAFYTDIIGVHPIFGAFMVGIIVPRDKGYVIRITEKLEDLVHIVLIPLYFAIAGLNVNLGLLNKGIDWGYTIGIIILAMVGKIFGGFISAKMNKLLWRESLAVGVLMSCKGIVEIVVLNVGLNAGILSHKVYSMFIVMALVTTFATTPLTLLVYPVSYREKRDKFIRGEITWDGQAIEGSTDSVSTNLLDEDGNKISFVKYSIEDLSNYRISKVVLLLKKIDTISYLMTFIQNFSSSDTNIRAVHLREFTSRTSHLLEASSTQYYDQEKEKVAHDFEYSDSFSILSIIKVFSEMLGINCSSRSILTTTRNQVLSINDQISDSSNLLVSSIKLNQLSTESQEYELYKNLFLECRSHIGLLLVNEPNSKPSTSAIQHAKDSKAFSFVEDDSFTKRVIDLNSINLVLTHDNLVSSSDLLSIQLVSQIISTNQKLHKVNIFIKSSGQSGPSSDNFENQIKELFSSKNPHIDLSINYIKPSANYRNEILKINPNLANEIFIIANNSSGETNLSQDALFDEDVDQLVNLSLIESFHILVVKASRE; encoded by the coding sequence ATGGCTGTAGAAACAAGCACCGTAGCCGGTGTTGTGTCAGGGAGAAATCCTTTGGCCTACTCGGCTTCTTCTCCATACACACTTTTTATGTTCCAAGCAGTGTTCATCATTCTCTTTGCTCACATCATCCACTATCCACTTAAGAAGCTCCGTCAACCACGAGTCATTGCTGAAGTCATTACGGGTATCCTTTTAGGTCCGACGGTCATGGGAAGAATCCCCAACTTCACCGCAACCTGCTTCCCAGCAGCTTCTATTCCTGGCTTGACTTTGTTCGCCAACATAGGTAtcattttgttcttgttcattaTTGGTTTGGAAGTTGACATTTCGTTTATTCGCAAGAACTTGAGAGTTGCCGCCACCGTCGGTTTGATAAACATGGCTGTTCCATTTGCTTTGGGTTGTGCCATTGCCAAAGGGTTCTACGATCAGTATCGTGTGGACGACGACACTGCGCCTCCTATCAAATTCACTACCTACATGGTATTTATAGCTGTAGCAATGTGTATCACTGCTTTCCCAGTGTTGGCCCGTATCTTGACTgagttgaacttgattggCGACAGAGTGGGAACCATTGTTTTGGCTGCTGGTATCACCAACGACTTGACTGGTTGGATCTTATTGGCTTTGACTGTTACATTGGCTAATTCCTCTAGAGGCATCAATACCCTCTACATCTTGCTTTTGACTGTGGCCTGgttcattttcttgttgtacCCTGTTCGTTTGGCGTTGAGATTcgtcttgaagaagttcacCAACGATTTGGTCTCTGGAGAACCTTCGCAGGTTTCCATGATGTTGATTGTGGTGATGGTTTTCATCTCTGCTTTCTACACTGACATCATTGGAGTTCATCCAATTTTTGGAGCTTTCATGGTTGGTATCATTGTCCCAAGAGATAAAGGATATGTCATTAGAATCACCGAGaaattggaagatttgGTTCATATAGTATTGATTCCCCTTTATTTCGCTATAGCTGGGTTGAACGTCAACTTGGGTTTGTTAAACAAAGGTATTGACTGGGGTTATACAATTGGTATCATTATTCTTGCCATGGTAGGTAAGATCTTTGGAGGTTTCATCTCTGCCAAGATGAACAAATTGTTGTGGAGGGAGTCTCTCGCTGTTGGTGTGCTTATGTCTTGTAAGGGTATTGTTGAAATCGTTGTATTGAATGTTGGTTTGAACGCCGGAATCCTTAGTCACAAGGTCTATTCCATGTTCATTGTTATGGCGTTAGTGACAACTTTTGCTACAACTCCATTGACTCTTTTGGTGTACCCAGTCTCATACAGAGAAAAGAGAGACAAGTTCATCAGGGGTGAAATCACTTGGGATGGACAAGCCATTGAAGGGTCTACCGACTCTGTCTCAACCAATCTtttggatgaagatggaaacAAAATCTCGTTCGTCAAGTactcaattgaagacttgtCCAACTACAGAATCTCTAAGGTTgtcttgttgttgaagaaaatcgaTACTATCTCGTACCTTATGACGTTTATACAGAATTTCAGTTCTTCTGATACAAACATCAGAGCCGTTCACCTTCGTGAATTCACCTCTAGAACTTCTCATCTTTTGGAAGCCTCTTCTACTCAGTACTATGACcaggaaaaggaaaaagTGGCACATGACTTTGAGTACAGTGATTCATTCTCAATCTTGTCGATAATCAAGGTATTCAGTGAAATGTTGGGAATCAACTGCTCGTCCAGATCCATATTGACAACGACCAGGAATCAAGTTTTGTCTATCAATGACCAAATTTCCGATTCTTCTAACTTATTGGTCAGCAGCATAaagttgaaccagttgTCGACTGAATCTCAGGAATAtgagttgtacaagaatTTGTTCCTTGAGTGTAGGTCCCATATTGGATTATTGCTTGTCAATGAACCTAACAGTAAACCTAGCACGTCAGCCATCCAACATGCCAAAGACTCCAAGGCTTTCAGCTTTGTAGAAGATGATCTGTTCACCAAGAGAGTCATCGACTTGAATTCAATCAATTTGGTTCTTACCCACGACAACTTAGTTAGTTCCAGTGATTTGTTGTCAATCCAGTTGGTTTCTCAAATCATTTCTACGAATCAGAAGTTGCACAAGGTAAACATTTTTATAAAGTCTTCAGGTCAATCAGGTCCTTCTTCAGATAATTTCGAGAATCaaatcaaggaattgttTTCCTCAAAGAATCCTCACATTGACTTGAGCATTAACTACATTAAGCCATCTGCCAACTACAGAAACgaaattctcaaaattAATCCAAATTTGGCCAATGAGATCTTTATTATTGCCAACAACTCTAGTGGAGAGACTAACTTGTCACAAGATGCATTGTTCGACGAAGATGTTGACCAGCTTGTCAACTTGAGTCTTATCGAATCCTTTCACATATTGGTTGTTAAGGCTAGTCGGGAATAA
- a CDS encoding predicted protein, which translates to MPPKLTFKEQMKGFPLWQIIVISIIRFSEPVAFTSLFPYVYFMIRDFGIADKKEDIATYSGYLSASFAFFQFMCCVQWGKASDKVGRKVILLIGLFGTSCSLLLFGFSKNFYIALLARSTMGMVNGNIAVLRTAIGEIATERRHQAIAFSTLPLLWNVGSVIGPMIGGSKYLTRPKGNPAYDDEPSNFLLRITTMAIDKTSFIDTGKDSFYESFITKHPYALSNIVVAIFLWFSMLVGFLFLEETHERYKRKRDRGLEIGDVILRLLGFNPPVRPWQKSRKQKSRSKKSKPTKTVEPTIQTSTPPPLESDDESNEVTPFNRPQQLYSAVEGNSSTDSIDSAGPLLTRRYSNALVRRYSSNQLGPVISNTTTNMSVLTTNAQGFNREIFTKPVVQTIIANFLTSFHSIVYSEFLPVMLAGDLMVDKLKFPFTIKGGFGYESSDIGTLLSTTGLIGGLGIMFVFPLIDRNFKTVNSYRASASIFPFSYFILPYLIFTLHAYNPARPEWLTKACLYALCCTSTFFGAVGFPNILILIHRASPAKHRAFINGSALSLSSLARCIGPVLWGYIMSLCEKYSIGEVSWLLLSMLSLICCIQAYFFMEDYDEDLKDPIAEEIEDQTELSTA; encoded by the coding sequence ATGCCTCCAAAGCTCACTTTCAAAGAGCAGATGAAGGGGTTTCCCCTCTGGCAGATCATTGTGATTTCTATCATCAGATTCTCAGAGCCAGTTGCTTTCACATCTTTATTTCCCTATGTATATTTCATGATCAGAGACTTTGGCATCGCCGATAAAAAGGAAGACATTGCTACGTATTCAGGTTACCTTTCGGCCTCGTTTGCCTTTTTCCAGTTCATGTGCTGTGTTCAATGGGGAAAAGCTTCCGACAAAGTAGGTAGAAAGGTAATCTTGCTTATAGGCTTGTTTGGTACTTCTTGCTCGCTTCTACTCTTTGGTTTCTCAAAGAACTTCTACATCGCCTTGTTGGCCAGATCAACCATGGGGATGGTAAATGGAAATATCGCAGTGTTGAGAACAGCTATTGGTGAGATTGCTACTGAAAGGAGACATCAAGCCATTGCTTTCTCGACTTTACCACTTTTGTGGAATGTGGGGTCTGTGATCGGACCCATGATCGGTGGGTCCAAGTACTTGACAAGACCAAAGGGTAACCCAGCGTACGACGATGAACCTTCCAACTTTTTATTGAGAATCACCACTATGGCTATCGACAAAACCAGCTTTATCGATACTGGTAAAGATAGCTTTTACGAAAGTTTCATCACGAAACACCCATACGCCTTGTCTAACATAGTAGTTGCTATATTCTTGTGGTTCAGTATGCTTGTTggcttcttgttcttggaagaaactCACGAAAGGTACAAGAGGAAGAGAGACAGAGGTCTTGAGATCGGGGACGTAATCCTCCGACTCCTTGGTTTCAACCCACCTGTCAGACCATGGCAAAAGAGTAGAAAACAAAAGTCCAGACTGAAAAAGAGCAAACCTACCAAAACGGTGGAACCCACAATTCAAACATCTACACCTCCACCTTTGGAAAGCGATGACGAATCTAATGAAGTGACTCCATTCAATAGACCACAGCAATTGTACTCAGCTGTTGAAGGGAACTCTTCTACAGATTCTATTGACTCTGCTGGTCCTCTTCTTACCAGGAGATACTCTAATGCTCTTGTTCGTAGATACTCTTCCAACCAACTTGGACCGGTCATCTCGAATACCACTACCAATATGTCTGTACTAACCACCAATGCCCAGGGCTTTAATAGGGAAATTTTTACCAAACCTGTGGTTCAAACGATTATTGCTAACTTCCTTACTTCTTTCCATAGTATTGTTTATTCTGAGTTCTTACCGGTAATGTTGGCTGGTGACTTGATGgtagacaagttgaagttcccTTTCACCATTAAGGGTGGTTTTGGCTACGAATCTAGCGACATTGGTACACTTTTGTCTACTACAGGTTTGATTGGTGGTCTTGGGATCATGTTTGTCTTTCCTTTAATTGATCGAAACTTTAAGACTGTGAACTCATACAGAGCATCTGCATCTatctttccattttcttACTTCATTTTACCCTACTTGATCTTCACTTTGCATGCTTATAATCCTGCCAGACCAGAATGGTTAACCAAAGCATGTTTGTATGCCTTGTGTTGTACCTCTACCTTCTTCGGTGCTGTAGGATTTCCTAATATTCTAATTTTAATTCACAGAGCATCTCCTGCCAAACACCGTGCATTCATCAACGGTCTGGCTTTGAGTCTCTCATCTTTGGCAAGATGTATTGGTCCTGTGCTATGGGGTTATATAATGTCCCTCTGTGAAAAATACTCTATTGGTGAGGTTTCTTGGCTCTTGTTGTCCATGTTGTCCTTAATTTGTTGTATTCAAGCTTACTTCTTCATGGAAGATTACGACGAGGACTTGAAAGATCCAATcgcagaagaaatagaggACCAGACAGAATTATCGACCGCGTAG
- a CDS encoding predicted protein, giving the protein MFSFAKKLVDRLEGNTGSSDPASDSYFKNALQLNNNGYGLRVLNVVPHSSAHQQGFESWFDYIVRINNHELPMLYPSLSNYSYSINEDGSVNYGGNATSEQVGAVNFELLLKEIANIFKTEKSIIFDVWSAKGGVLRQVSLPLEDFVESPQEDLDSSVQSLFKDNFARLGLTLESQHITSAAYVWRILTTHQGSPAFVSQLVPYSDYIIGCDSAYPSDPDGKGLLARGGESLLSRVVSNYYNQHYAVSQEDNVPITLYVYNHDYDILRPVTVNLSRSWGTGQNKGILGCDVGYGLLHRIPEVIGKFENNEFTDDVLFENEQNVAYQFSEKSPTGPPEATSLPSAPPPTAGSFIPSTVSSAPPRSTAAKKKKHPVANTAALGGLSDYMNEELAKSKVLDSQARTGASSDSLPPPPPKAT; this is encoded by the coding sequence ATGTTTTCGTTTGCTAAGAAACTCGTAGACCGATTGGAAGGCAACACAGGATCATCTGATCCCGCAAGCGACTCGTATTTCAAAAATGctttgcaattgaacaacaatgGCTATGGACTCCGAGTGTTGAATGTCGTGCCCCATTCTAGTGCCCACCAGCAGGGATTTGAGTCGTGGTTTGACTACATTGTCCGGATCAACAATCATGAGTTGCCTATGTTGTATCCCTCATTGCTGAATTATAGTTATAGCATCAATGAGGACGGTTCTGTCAATTACGGAGGTAATGCTACACTGGAACAAGTGGGAGCGGTGAATTTTGAGCTTCTCTTGAAGGAAATAGccaacatcttcaagactgaaaaatcaatcATTTTCGACGTCTGGAGTGCCAAAGGAGGCGTATTAAGACAAGTCCTGTTGCCCCTTGAGGACTTTGTAGAATCTCCTCAGGAAGATCTAGACTCTTCAGTTCAATCCCTATTCAAAGACAATTTCGCCAGATTGGGCTTAACTTTGGAATCTCAGCATATCACATCTGCGGCCTATGTATGGAGAATCTTGACTACACATCAAGGCTCTCCTGCATTCGTATCACAATTGGTGCCATATTCAGATTACATCATTGGGTGTGATTCTGCCTATCCACTGGATCCCGATGGAAAAGGTCTTTTGGCCAGAGGTGGCGAATCACTTTTATCACGTGTAGTCTCTAACTACTATAACCAGCATTATGCTGTTTCACAGGAAGACAATGTTCCTATTACATTGTACGTCTATAACCACGACTACGACATCTTGAGGCCTGTCACAGTGAACCTCTCCAGGTCCTGGGGAACGGGTCAGAACAAAGGTATACTTGGTTGCGATGTGGGCTACGGTTTGCTCCACAGGATTCCTGAAGTGATAGGCAAGTTTGAGAATAACGAATTCACTGACGACGTCTTGTTTGAAAACGAGCAAAACGTCGCCTACCAATTCTCTGAAAAGTCTCCTACCGGTCCTCCGGAAGCTAcatctcttccttctgcTCCACCTCCAACTGCCGGTTCATTCATTCCTCTGACTGTCCTGTCAGCTCCTCCTCGTTCTACTGCtgctaagaagaagaagcatcCAGTAGCTAATACCGCTGCTCTTGGAGGCTTGAGTGACTACATGAACGAagagttggccaagtctAAAGTATTGGATAGCCAGGCACGTACTGGTGCCAGCAGTGATTCTTTACCCCCTCCACCACCAAAAGCTACTTAG